One genomic region from Anopheles bellator chromosome 2, idAnoBellAS_SP24_06.2, whole genome shotgun sequence encodes:
- the LOC131209946 gene encoding PHD finger protein 7, with protein MNSRCFLCKSSENDELLYGKFCTKWDLSVHYYCLLLSSNLIQNGESDAVGIFGFLEKDIRQEHRRTSRFRCYICKQLCANVTCCFKKCIRMFHTACGIKNGCLSHFTDTFQSWCAAHVPLNTEQSRHTTTEPCAICFDEMGRFNRISSIQAPCCRNGWFHQRCMRKFAQSAGYFFKCPLCNNADAFTLAMRLRGVFVPQQDAAWELEPNAFQDHLFRPSECDAENCKCPDGRTVDTRGGWCLLICGSCGATSRHRQCMVSSEARSYVCQSCQPIIGEGVLLEDDDSSEASPTCSQEEKLEAVNGIGPSPGSESGIQCSSSEESVVRHVRRDRRNLRMRIALQESDSNQSSVSSVDIRLRKVRRAQQRIVSDDSDNDKEKEQSSLVSKSKTVKREESEDEGSNSSGTSSLSIGYTRRRRSKVINRKKPLSLKVRSDTDSSSPEMSSSSEDQPLALLKKTSEKMQKQSDPPSSSDFDSSVHIAARASKRRRVLTDEDESVETKPLNVSNEENINPHRAELGESGEGSKTPSASTTPPMKPCTSSAANGVVSRSAEKQQSILKYVHYRSSSGYKSTVDKLADGSSKEMKKSGKKRSDSKGVRADRKRKCYGQPKLLDYLRSC; from the exons atgaactcaagGTGTTTTCTGTGCAAAAGCTCCGAAAATGACGAACTGCTGTACGGCAAATTCTGCACGAAATGGGACCTTTCGGTTCATTATTACTGTTTG CTTTTGTCGTCGAATCTGATACAGAACGGTGAGAGTGATGCGGTCGGTATCTTTGGGTTTCTGGAGAAAGACATACGGCAAGAGCACAGGCGGACGAGTCGCTTCCGGTGCTATATCTGCAAGCAGCTGTGTGCGAACGTAACCTGTTGTTTTAAGAAATGCATCCGAATGTTTCACACCGCGTGCGGCATCAAGAACGGGTGCCTGTCGCACTTCACGGACACGTTTCAGTCTTGGTGTGCGGCACATGTACCGCTGAACACGGAACAGTCGCGGCATACGACGACGGAACCGTGTGCGATTTGTTTCGATGAGATGGGCCGCTTCAATAGAATCTCCTCGATACAAGCCCCATGCTGTCGAAACGGATGGTTCCACCAGCGGTGCATGAGAAAATTCGCCCAATCGGCCGGGTACTTTTTCAAGTGCCCGCTCTGCAACAACGCGGATGCTTTCACGCTGGCGATGCGCCTGCGGGGCGTGTTTGTGCCGCAACAAGATGCTGCGTGGGAGCTCGAACCAAACGCATTTCAGGATCACCTTTTTCGGCCCTCGGAGTGTGACGCGGAAAACTGCAAGTGTCCTGATGGTCGCACCGTAGATACTCGGGGCGGCTGGTGTTTGCTGATTTGCGGTTCGTGTGGAGCTACATCACGGCACAGGCAGTGTATGGTGTCGTCGGAAGCAAGGTCCTATGTCTGCCAATCGTGCCAACCCATCATTGGAGAAGGGGTCCTCTTGGAGGACGATGACAGTAGCGAGGCGTCGCCAACATGTTCACAGGAGGAAAAACTCGAGGCTGTTAATGGTATCGGTCCGTCTCCTGGGTCCGAGTCTGGCATTCAGTGCTCCAGCAGTGAGGAATCAGTGGTGCGGCATGTTCGAAGGGACCGAAGAAATCTCCGGATGCGTATAGCTTTGCAAGAATCGGATAGCAATCAATCAAGTGTTAGTTCCGTTGACATCCGACTACGAAAGGTACGCAGAGCCCAGCAGCGGATCGTTTCTGATGATTCCGACAACGATAAAGAGAAAGAGCAGTCCTCTTTGGTCAGCAAATCAAAAACCGTGAAAAGGGAAGAGTCGGAAGATGAGGGTTCCAATTCTTCCGGTACCTCTTCACTATCCATCGGCTACACTCGAAGAAGACGATCGAAGGTGATCAACAGAAAAAAGCCTTTATCCCTCAAAGTGCGTTCAGACACCGACAGCTCTTCGCCGGAGATGAGTTCCAGCAGCGAAGATCAACCCTTGGCCCTGCTTAAGAAGACTTCAGAGAAGATGCAAAAACAAAGCGATCCGCCATCGTCTAGTGATTTCGACAGTAGCGTTCACATTGCTGCTCGGGCTTCGAAAAGAAGGCGCGTGTTAACGGATGAAGACGAAAGCgtcgaaacgaaaccgttaAACGTttcaaatgaagaaaacaTCAACCCGCATCGTGCTGAGCTGGGAGAATCTGGCGAAGGATCGAAAACACCGTCGGCTAGTACAACACCGCCGATGAAACCTTGCACTAGCTCTGCGGCGAACGGCGTAGTAAGCCGGTCTGCAGAGAAGCAGCAATCAATTCTAAAGTATGTGCACTATCGGTCTTCATCGGGATACAAAAGTACAGTGGATAAACTTGCTGACGGCTCTTCTaaagaaatgaagaaatcaGGAAAAAAGCGATCTGACTCAAAAGGCGTTCGTGCAGACCGCAAGCGGAAG TGCTATGGACAGCCAAAGTTACTTGACTACTTAAGGAGCTGTTAA
- the LOC131209365 gene encoding sorbitol dehydrogenase-like — MAPNKNLAATVHGPNDLRLEERPIPEPAFNEVVVEVDSCGICGTDIHFLKDGGFGAQRLIKPIVLGHESAGVVRKVGSSVTHLKVGDRVAIEPAAGCRVCDLCKVGKYNICLDGKHCTTQKHDGNCSNYYAQYADCCFKMPDHMTMEEGALLEPLAVAVYAGRRAQIGLGNKVVIFGAGPIGLVCLIAAKAMGATRTVILDLEHAKHRLEVAKKLGVTGVIGIRKEDTEEQLVQKIHKVLGGPADRVLECSGSQPGMRIAIKATRNAGRICLVGLGNKDHELPMVDAISREIEITTAMRYNHDYPAALEIVASGYVDVKPLVSHHFDLKDVHEAFRVASQGEGIKIMIHLAPRDTNNIVKFSN; from the exons ATGGCCCCCAATAAAAATCTGGCAGCCACCGTCCATGGTCCGAATGATCTGCGTCTAGAGGAGCGTCCCATCCCCGAGCCTGCTTTCAATGAGGTCGTCGTTGAGGTGGACAGTTGTGGAATCTGTGGTACGGACATTCATTTTCTCAAGGACGGTGGATTCGGTGCGCAACGTTTGATCAAACCAATCGTCCTTGGCCACGAGTCGGCTGGAGTAGTGCGCAAGGTGGGCAGTTCAGTGACCCACCTGAAAGTGGGCGATCGGGTAGCGAtcgaaccggcggccggatgTCGAGTCTGTGACCTTTGCAAGGTGGGCAAGTACAACATCTGCCTGGATGGGAAGCACTGCACGACCCAGAAGCACGACGGGAACTGCTCGAACTATTACGCGCAATATGCGGACTGCTGCTTCAAGATGCCAGATCACATGACAATGGAAGAGGGTGCCCTGCTGGAACCACTGGCCGTCGCCGTGTACGCTGGCCGTCGGGCGCAGATTGGCCTTGGCAACAAGGTGGTCATATTCGGGGCCGGCCCGATCGGGTTGGTTTGTCTGATTGCTGCCAAAGCTATGGGCGCTACCCGAACGGTGATCCTCGATCTTGAGCACGCCAAGCACCGGCTGGAGGTGGCGAAGAAACTAGGCGTCACCGGTGTCATCGGCATCCGCAAGGAAGATACTGAGGAACAGTTGGTGCAGAAGATTCACAAAGTGCTTGGTGGCCCAGCGGACAGAGTGCTAGAGTGCAGCGGATCGCAGCCGGGAATGCGCATCGCAATCAAGGCTACACGAAATGCCGGTCGCATCTGTCTGGTCGGGCTCGGGAACAAGGACCACGAGCTACCGATGGTTGACGCGATATCGCGGGAAATCGAAATTACTACCGCAATGCGCTACAACCACGA TTATCCTGCGGCGCTGGAAATTGTGGCCAGCGGCTACGTCGACGTAAAACCATTGGTTTCCCATCATTTTGACCTGAAAGATGTCCACGAAGCATTCCGTGTCGCCTCGCAAGGTGAGGGCATCAAGATAATGATTCATCTCGCGCCTCGAGACACGAACAATATCGTCAAATTTTCCAACTAG